The proteins below are encoded in one region of Eulemur rufifrons isolate Redbay chromosome 2, OSU_ERuf_1, whole genome shotgun sequence:
- the KIF26A gene encoding kinesin-like protein KIF26A, with amino-acid sequence MGGRGAPLCAAQPAVAEGGLARDPLPLLEVPPRKRLPTGPDQDPCGSRPAPEGAGAGAEQGHSAGGGGWCRHCHTKLVELKRQAWKLVSGPGTPLREPCLSALLLDKLPAPGALPACRPEAESRCDVCATHLQQLTREALHLLRAPASHEDPDTPRGGPGLAPAGPSTMTSLRDAPGPTGPAGKQPGRAGPDRTKAPAWPPGPSVQVSVAPAGLGGALSTVTIQAQQCLEGMWSVSRVNSFLPPACLAEAAVAAVAVADTVRDGPPTARPDGLLKAWGHGGVCTSALVTPALGTSAGGSTGPSAAASFFLRAAQKLSLASKRKKTPAPPAPATRGTSVYPTDFSGVLQLWPPPAPPCLLRATSKAKDNSGSMGKVKVVLRVWPAQGAQRPAESTSFLKVDARKKQVTLYDPAAGPPGSAGPRRAATAVVPRLFAFDAVFPQDSEQAEVCSGTVADVLQSVVSGADGCIFSFGHMSLGKSYTMIGKDSSPRSLGVVPCAISWLFKLVTERKERTGAHFSIRVSAVEVCGRDQNLRDLLAEVAPGSLQDAQSPGVYLREDPVCGAQLLNQSELRAPTAEKAAFYLDAALAARSTSRAGCGEDARRSSHMLFTLHVYQYRVEKCGRGGMSGGRSRLHLIDLGSCEAAPGRAGEAAGGPLCLSLSALGSVILALVNGAKHVPYRDHRLTMLLRESLATSSCHTTMIAHVSDAPAHHAETLSTVQLAARIHRLRRRKAKYASSSSGGESSCEEGRARRPPHLRPFHPRTVAPDPDRPGAGPPRDPDYSSSSEQSCDTVIYVGPGGAALSDRELTDDEGPPDVVPIIPALSRRRPSAGPRDADHFRCSTFAELQERLECIDGSEGPLGPPGGSDGAWASPARGSRKPLAPEAAAPRKATGSTKAAGAPQGSPGPGTHRGAPEPSTASAWGDQSEDSSARPALPAPDKAPVGGGRRPLPSPAPPPFQAEAHGAPEEPGGGDADSVVRTPPVGTSGAPMPPDAASPRPAARGRLERGLLTATVTLQQPVELNGEDELVFTVVEELSLGGLAGAGRPPSLASLGSSCSLQALASGSRPVSIISSINDEFDAYTSPAPEGPGGPPLCPPPQPPLGPDSPAGTDAPALDRPLEGGSRGFPQQDRADSPGPARSPHPGEVAAAVPARLGREPQAGSPRGAAAAQSIHSSLPWKPTTTSAASRAGCAHRGQSPPGRGLFEDPWLLRAGDCDVLQAASAGRAPSPTLSSPRLPEAPATLACAQRVVDGCEVAARAARRPEAVARIPPLRRGATTLGVTAPAVSCGDTPAEVGGSGSLKASPTSKKSLAAKGGFFPRPSGVAPPAPPVRKSSLEHKSGPGLAPTQAVGLTRVGAATVFRGEEEARPSGRTDHSVPRATSSLKARAGKVEVAQRPTGHGSLERYEGLAHGGKVREAPGRSPRAVPRLGVPPGSPTPGPAPAYRSSLAKGVGAPKPPPGGAKGRSLVAGGPRALGASVKPLASVAGRTPGGPVTGARVAPKAGPGVGAKTSRGTIMGTKQALRAAHSRVNELAAGGAPSRASPSWGAADSDSGNDSGVNAGEERPPTCPALPSPYSKVTAPRRPQRYSSGHGSDNSSVLSGELPPAMGRTALFYHSGGSSGYESMMRDSEATGSASSAPDSTSESGAASPGARCRSLKSPKKRATGLQRRRLIPAPLPDAAALGRKPSLPGQWVDLPPPLASSLKEPFEIKVYEIDDVERLQRPRPAPREDPAEAPLCVGARLRQAERRQQRLQEVRARHERLCAELAETQGRLMVEPGRWLEQFEVDPELDPESAEYLVALERATVALEQCVNLCKAHVMMVTCFDISIAATAAVRGPQEVDV; translated from the exons GAGCCCTGCCTCTCCGCCCTGCTCCTCGACAAGCTCCCAGCGCCTGGGGCCCTGCCAGCGTGCCGCCCGGAGGCCGAGAGCCGCTGTGACGTCTGTGCCACACACCTGCAGCAGCTCACCCGGGAGGCCCTGCACCTGCTGCGGGCCCCGGCCAGCCACGAGGACCCCGACACCCCCCGAGGAGGCCCTGGCCTCGCGCCTGCTGGCCCCAGCACAATGACCAGCCTGAGGGACGCTCCAGGACCCACGGGCCCTGCAGGGAAGCAGCCGGGACGAGCAGGGCCCGACAGGACGAAGGCGCCGGCCTGGCCGCCTGGGCCCAGTGTCCAGGTGTCGGTGGCACCTGCGGGCCTCGGGGGGGCCCTGAGCACAGTCACCATCCAGGCCCAGCAGTGCCTGGAGGGCATGTGGAGCGTCTCCAGGGTCAACAGCTTCCTCCCGCCCGCGTGCCTG gcTGAGGCGGCGGTGGCTGCGGTGGCGGTGGCAGACACGGTCCGAGATGGCCCCCCCACGGCGAGGCCCGATGGCTTGTTGAAGGCGTGGGGCCATGGTGGGGTCTGCACGTCAGCCCTGGTCACCCCGGCTCTGGGCACCTCGGCGGGGGGCTCCACAGGCCCGTCCGCCGCGGCCTCCTTCTTCTTAAG ggctgcccagaAGCTCAGTCTGGCCTCCAAGCGCAAGAAGACCCCCGCGCCGCCGGCTCCGGCCACCCGAGGCACCTCCGTCTACCCCACCGACTTCAGCGGGGTCCTGCAGCTGTGGCCGCCCCCAGCACCCCCCTGCCTGCTCAGGGCCACCTCCAAGGCCAAGGACAACTCCGGCAGCATGGGAAAG gtgaAGGTCGTGCTGCGGGTCTGGCCGGCCCAGGGGGCCCAGCGCCCGGCCGAGTCCACGTCCTTCCTGAAGGTGGACGCTCGGAAGAAGCAGGTGACCCTCTATGATCCGGCGGCTGGTCCCCCAGGCAGCGCAGGCCCCCGGCGAGCCGCCACCGCAGTGGTGCCCAGGTTGTTTGCCTTTGACGCCGTCTTCCCCCAGGACTCCGAGCAG GCGGAAGTCTGCTCGGGGACCGTGGCCGACGTGCTGCAGTCTGTGGTCAGCGGGGCTGACGGCTGCATTTTTTCCTTTGGCCACATGAGCCTTG GGAAGTCGTACACCATGATCGGGAAGGACAGCTCGCCCCGCAGCCTGGGCGTCGTGCCCTGCGCCATCTCCTGGCTCTTCAAGCTCGTCACAGAGCGCAAGGAGAGGACGGGCGCCCACTTCTCCATCCGCGTCTCGGCCGTGGAGGTGTGCGGCCGGGACCAGAACCTGCGGGACCTGCTGGCCGAGGTggcccccggcagcctgcaggaTGCCCAGTCTCCAGGAGTGTACCTGCGGGAGGACCCTGTGTGTGGGGCGCAG CTCCTGAACCAGAGCGAGCTGAGGGCGCCCACGGCGGAGAAGGCGGCCTTCTACCTGGACGCGGCGCTGGCGGCCCGCAGCACCAGCCGCGCGGGCTGCGGGGAGGACGCGCGGCGCAGCTCGCACATGCTCTTCACGCTGCACGTCTACCAGTACCGCGTGGAGAAGTGCGGCCGCGGAGGAA TGTCCGGAGGCCGAAGCCGCCTGCATCTCATCGACCTGGGCAGCTGTGAGGCGGcacctggcagggctggggaggctgcCGGGGGACCCCTGTGTCTGTCCCTGTCGGCCCTGGGGAGTGTCATCTTGGCCCTGGTCAACGGAGCCAAGCACGTGCCCTACCG GGACCACCGGCTCACCATGCTGCTGCGGGAGTCCCTGGCCACCAGCAGCTGCCACACCACCATGATCGCCCACGTCTCGGATGCGCCGGCCCACCACGCCGAGACGCTCAGCACCGTGCAGCTCGCTGCCCGCATCCACCGCCTGCGCAGGAGGAAGGCCAAG TACGCCTCCAGCTCCTCGGGCGGGGAGAGCTCCTGCGAGGAGGGCCGTGCCCGCCGCCCCCCGCACCTGCGGCCCTTCCACCCGCGCACCGTGGCGCCAGACCCCGACCGCCCGGGCGCCGGGCCGCCCCGAGACCCGGATTACTCGTCCAGCAGCGAGCAGTCCTGCGACACCGTCATCTACgtggggccgggcggggcggcgCTGTCGGACCGGGAGCTCACCGACGACGAGGGCCCCCCTGATGTCGTGCCCATCATCCCCGCCCTGAGCCGCCGCCGGCCGTCCGCCGGCCCGCGAGACGCCGACCACTTCCGCTGCAGCACCTTCGCCGAGCTGCAGGAGCGGCTGGAATGCATCGACGGCAGCGAGGGGCCCCTGGGGCCCCCGGGTGGCTCCGATGGGGCCTGGGCCAGCCCCGCCCGAGGGAGCAGGAAGCCCTTGGCACCCGAGGCCGCCGCCCCCAGGAAGGCCACGGGCTCCACAAAGGCGGCTGGCGCCCCTCAAGGCAGCCCCGGCCCGGGCACCCACCGGGGTGCCCCCGAGCCCTCCACGGCCAGCGCCTGGGGTGACCAGAGTGAGGACAGCAGCGCCCGGCCTGCGTTGCCTGCCCCGGACAAGGCCCcggtggggggaggcaggaggccgctgcccagcccagcccctccgcCCTTTCAGGCAGAGGCTCACGGAGCCCCGGAGGAGCCCGGGGGAGGGGACGCTGACAGTGTGGTGCGGACGCCCCCCGTGGGCACGAGTGGGGCCCCCATGCCCCCGGACGCAGCCTCCCCCCGCCCGGCTGCTCGCGGCCGTCTGGAGCGGGGCCTGCTGACCGCCACGGTGACCCTGCAGCAGCCGGTGGAGCTCAACGGCGAGGACGAGCTGGTGTTCACGGTGGTGGAGGAGCTGTCCCTGGGTGGGCTCGCGGGCGCGGGGCGGCCCCCCAGCCtcgccagcctgggcagcagctgCTCCCTGCAGGCGCTGGCCTCGGGCTCCCGGCCCGTCAGCATCATCAGCAGCATCAACGACGAGTTCGACGCGTACACCTCGCCCGCCCCCGAGGGCCCGGGcggccctcccctctgccccccgccGCAGCCTCCCCTGGGCCCCGACTCCCCCGCAGGGACCGACGCCCCTGCCCTGGACAGGCCCCTGGAGGGCGGCAGCCGGGGCTTCCCACAGCAGGACAGAGCCGacagccccggcccggcccggagTCCTCACCCCGGGGAGGTGGCTGCGGCAGTTCCGGCCCGACTGGGGAGGGAGCCCCAGGCTGGGTCCCCTCGGGGGGCGGCCGCGGCACAGAGCATCCACTCCAGCCTGCCCTGGAAGCCCACGACAACCTCAGCGGCCAGCCGCGCGGGCTGCGCGCACCGGGGCCAGAGCCCGCCTGGCCGAGGCCTGTTCGAGGACCCGTGGCTGCTCCGGGCGGGTGACTGTGACGTGCTCCAGGCGGCCTCTGCCGGcagggcccccagccccaccctgagcTCCCCCCGGCTGCCTGAGGCCCCGGCGACGCTGGCGTGTGCCCAGAGGGTGGTGGACGGGTGTGAGGTGGCGGCCAGGGCGGCCCGCAGGCCGGAGGCCGTTGCTCGGATCCCGCCGCTGCGGAGGGGTGCCACCACGCTGGGCGTGACCGCGCCCGCGGTGTCCTGTGGGGACACGCCGGCTGAGGTGGGCGGCTCCGGCAGCCTGAAGGCCtcccccaccagcaagaagagcCTGGCTGCCAAGGGGGGCTTCTTCCCGAGGCCCAGCGGGGTGGCCCCCCCGGCCCCGCCTGTGCGCAAGTCCAGCTTGGAGCACAAGAGCGGCCCGGGCCTGGCCCCCACCCAGGCCGTGGGCCTGACGCGGGTTGGGGCTGCCACCGTCTTCcgaggggaggaggaggccaggcccagtggccgGACCGAccactctgtccccagggccacGTCCAGCCTGAAGGCCCGGGCTGGCAAGGTGGAGGTGGCACAGCGCCCCACCGGCCACGGGTCTCTGGAGCGGTACGAGGGCCTGGCCCACGGCGGCAAGGTCAGGGAAGCCCCTGGGCGGTCTCCCCGGGCCGTGCCCAGGTTGGGTGTGCCGCCTGGCAGCCCCACACCCGGGCCGGCCCCTGCCTACAGGAGCAGCCTGGCCAAGGGGGTGGGAGCCCCCAAGCCCCCGCCTGGCGGGGCCAAGGGCCGTAGTCTAGTGGCCGGTGGGCCACGGGCTCTGGGTGCTTCGGTGAAGCCTCTGGCCTCTGTGGCGGGCAGGACCCCCGGCGGCCCTGTGACAGGTGCCAGGGTGGCCCCGAAGGCTGGGCCGGGCGTTGGGGCCAAGACCAGTCGTGGCACCATCATGGGCACCAAGCAGGCGCTCCGGGCTGCCCACAGCCGCGTCAACGAGCTGGCGGCCGGCGGAGCCCCCAGCAGAGCCAGCCCCTCGTGGGGCGCGGCCGACTCGGACAGTGGCAACGACAGCGGCGTGAACGCGGGCGAGGAGCGGCCGCCCACGTGCCCGGCGCTGCCCTCGCCCTACAGCAAGGTGACGGCGCCGCGGAGGCCCCAGCGCTACAGCAGCGGCCACGGCAGCGACAACAGCAGCGTGCTGAGCGGGGAGCTCCCGCCCGCCATGGGCCGCACGGCCCTGTTCTACCacagcggcggcagcagcggctACGAGAGCATGATGCGCGACAGCGAGGCCACCGGCAGTGCGTCCTCCGCCCCGGACTCCACGAGCGAGAGCGGGGCCGCCTCCCCGGGCGCCCGCTGCCGCAGCCTCAAGTCTCCCAAGAAGAGGGCCACAG GTCTGCAGAGGCGGCGGCTGATCCCGGCCCCCCTGCCGGACGCCGCCGCCCTGGGCCGCAAGCCCAGCCTCCCCGGGCAGTGGGTGGACCTGCCCCCGCCCCTGGCCAGCTCCCTCAAGGAGCCCTTCGAGATCAAGGTGTACGAAATCGACGACGTGGAGCGGCTGCAGCGGCCGCGCCCGGCCCCGAGGGAGGACCCGGCCGAG GCCCCGCTGTGTGTCGGCGCGAGACTGAGGCAGGCGGAGCGCAGGCAGCAGCGGCTGCAGGAAGTGCGGGCCAGGCACGAGCGCCTGTGCGCGGAGCTGGCCGAGACCCAGGGCCGGCTGATGGTGGAGCCCGGCCGCTGGCTGGAGCAGT TCGAGGTGGACCCGGAGCTGGACCCCGAGTCGGCCGAGTACCTGGTGGCCCTGGAGCGAGCCACGGTGGCCCTGGAGCAGTGCGTGAACCTGTGCAAGGCCCACGTCATGATGGTCACCTGCTTCGACATCAGCATCGCGGCCACTGCGGCCGTCCGGGGGCCGCAGGAGGTGGACGTCTGA